The following proteins are encoded in a genomic region of Thiomicrospira sp. R3:
- a CDS encoding ATP-binding protein codes for MKKLKINFFNSYGWLFITTGLLLAALLVMSQIIQRAPELVNYYIGLLVFSFSGIFLLLTLLVGQLLELYRQYQRKTSGIKTTLKITGSLMLLLSLPILILFYFSLSVLHQSVDQWFDVQTKQALADASALVKTNLDYATRDHLNKTLQAERSMRPLLTQTPAFSVNELRNQLEAKEVALYQPNGQLVAFSHEFGTEILPNRPAESLLRQARQRLNYAAIEASDDAEHEIIRVVIAVIDPFLNQVYPLQVIYNLPESITRYAHSVRLAESQYNELEYLRTPLKTSFTLILSLVLLLTLVSSLLFIIQASQNLTRPIRRLAQGTQRVAQGDYTTQMSVHRNDDFGALIQSFNDMIKQIGKARNDIKVSHQQTEVQRLYFQAVIRNLTNGVITLDMNHRIRTANDKAGEILGLDLHQYSGERFSDLTTSQSNPHLQPFFDALMPRFEKASGNKDTKPWSLQLTLNTTDHQKIILIHGSTLPSIDQKIGGFVIVLDDITELVQAQLHAAWSDVARRLAHEIKNPLTPIQLSAERLEYKLINKLEPQDANLLSRMTQTIVEQVSSMQNLVDAFIDFAHTPELEREKINLNQLLRAVVNLYQPPNEEGKITLNLDPNCPAVFVDSHRMRQLFHNLIKNALEATVEIERPRIVIETQCQNLVDTIRIKIQDNGKGISEQALNWIFEPYATDKPKGSGLGLAIVKKIIEEHKGQIEIESQPEQGACFIIKLPVGSQPTID; via the coding sequence ATGAAAAAGTTAAAAATCAATTTTTTTAATAGTTACGGCTGGTTATTTATCACAACAGGTTTACTGCTTGCTGCATTACTGGTGATGAGCCAGATTATCCAACGCGCACCGGAATTAGTTAACTACTATATTGGGCTGCTCGTATTTAGCTTTAGTGGTATTTTCCTGTTACTAACGCTTCTTGTTGGTCAACTACTCGAACTCTATCGCCAATATCAACGTAAAACTTCAGGGATTAAAACAACGCTTAAAATTACGGGGAGCTTGATGCTACTTCTAAGTTTACCGATATTGATTTTGTTTTACTTTAGCTTAAGCGTTCTTCATCAAAGTGTGGATCAGTGGTTCGATGTACAAACCAAACAAGCCCTTGCCGATGCCAGCGCCCTGGTAAAAACCAATTTAGACTATGCAACCCGCGATCATTTAAATAAAACCCTGCAGGCCGAGCGTAGCATGCGCCCCCTCTTAACCCAAACGCCGGCTTTTTCGGTGAATGAACTGCGTAATCAACTCGAAGCTAAAGAGGTCGCACTTTACCAACCCAATGGCCAACTCGTTGCTTTTAGCCATGAATTTGGCACCGAAATACTTCCTAATCGCCCTGCTGAAAGTTTACTAAGGCAAGCACGCCAACGTTTGAACTATGCCGCGATTGAAGCTAGCGATGACGCTGAGCACGAAATTATTCGCGTGGTGATTGCGGTTATTGACCCGTTTTTAAACCAAGTCTACCCATTGCAAGTCATCTATAATCTACCCGAAAGCATCACTCGCTATGCCCACTCAGTACGCCTAGCTGAAAGCCAGTACAATGAACTCGAATACCTGCGCACGCCCCTTAAAACCAGTTTCACCCTTATTCTATCGCTGGTATTATTGTTGACCCTAGTAAGTAGTTTGCTATTTATTATTCAAGCGTCACAAAACCTCACACGCCCCATTCGCCGCCTCGCTCAAGGCACACAACGTGTTGCTCAAGGCGATTACACAACGCAAATGAGTGTGCACCGTAATGATGACTTTGGTGCGCTTATTCAATCCTTTAACGACATGATTAAACAAATCGGTAAAGCACGTAATGACATTAAAGTCAGTCACCAACAAACTGAAGTTCAACGCCTCTATTTTCAGGCGGTTATTCGCAATCTGACCAACGGGGTGATCACCCTTGATATGAACCATCGCATTCGCACGGCTAATGATAAAGCAGGCGAAATTTTGGGCCTAGACTTACACCAATACAGTGGAGAGCGCTTTAGTGACTTGACCACAAGCCAATCAAACCCGCACTTACAGCCTTTTTTTGACGCCTTAATGCCACGTTTTGAAAAAGCCAGTGGCAACAAGGACACCAAACCCTGGAGCCTACAACTAACACTGAACACCACCGATCACCAAAAAATAATTCTTATTCATGGCTCAACGCTACCGAGCATAGATCAAAAAATTGGCGGGTTCGTTATTGTGCTGGATGACATTACTGAGCTAGTACAAGCCCAGCTTCATGCAGCATGGAGTGATGTGGCCAGACGCTTGGCCCATGAAATTAAAAATCCGCTCACGCCTATCCAACTCAGTGCCGAGCGCCTAGAATACAAACTGATCAACAAGCTTGAACCACAGGATGCCAACCTACTGAGTCGGATGACTCAAACCATCGTCGAACAGGTCTCCAGTATGCAAAACCTAGTGGATGCGTTTATCGACTTTGCACACACACCGGAGCTTGAACGAGAAAAGATAAACCTCAACCAACTCCTTCGTGCCGTGGTAAACCTCTATCAACCACCGAATGAAGAAGGTAAAATTACACTAAATCTTGATCCAAACTGTCCTGCTGTTTTTGTAGACAGCCATCGCATGCGCCAGCTATTTCATAATCTGATTAAAAATGCGCTTGAAGCCACAGTAGAGATTGAGCGTCCGCGAATAGTGATTGAAACCCAGTGTCAAAACCTAGTTGACACGATTAGGATTAAAATTCAGGACAATGGCAAAGGGATTTCAGAACAAGCCTTAAACTGGATTTTCGAACCCTATGCGACCGACAAACCCAAAGGGTCAGGACTTGGATTGGCTATAGTAAAAAAAATCATTGAAGAGCATAAAGGACAAATTGAAATAGAGAGCCAACCCGAACAAGGCGCTTGTTTTATAATTAAACTGCCGGTAGGCTCACAACCCACAATCGATTAA
- the trkA gene encoding Trk system potassium transporter TrkA yields the protein MNIIILGAGQLGSSLAELLVNDNDNDNDITIVDLDNASLQRLQDRLDINTVHGHASHPDVLIQAGLEYADMLIAATQNDETNICACQIAHILFKTTTKIARVRGSGYLQHPELFNREYSTDAIPIDVLISPEGLVTDYILQLISYPGSLQVIDFAEGKVRLVAMRAHNGGPLVGKKIAELKHHLPNRVGFRIVAIYRQDEVVMPTGDVTIRVGDEVFFIAEPRDVHLIVEEFRREKQKKARNIMIAGGGHIGFNLAKNLENNHQVKIIDHNIGRAREIAEVLEKAIIIHGDVADKDLLLEENIDEIDLFVAVTNRDEANIISAMLAKKLGVRRVIALVNNQSYLELIHLNSIDIAISADRITTNNLLHYMRQGDTVRAFTLRRGAAEAMEIIVHGSENSSKLIGKTLIEIDWPKDITIGCIVRDNKVLFAHRGLVVEAEDHVVLFLTDRARIDEITQLFMPEEPRSWFS from the coding sequence ATGAATATTATTATTTTGGGCGCAGGCCAATTGGGCTCGTCTTTAGCGGAGTTGCTGGTCAACGACAACGACAACGACAACGACATTACGATTGTCGATTTAGACAATGCCAGCTTGCAACGACTGCAAGACCGCTTAGATATTAATACAGTACATGGCCATGCCTCACACCCAGATGTACTGATCCAAGCGGGATTAGAATATGCGGACATGTTAATTGCCGCGACCCAAAACGACGAAACCAATATTTGTGCCTGCCAAATCGCCCATATTCTGTTTAAAACCACCACTAAAATTGCGCGGGTTCGGGGTTCGGGTTATTTACAACACCCGGAATTATTTAACCGTGAATATAGTACCGATGCTATTCCAATTGATGTTCTCATTAGTCCAGAAGGGCTAGTCACCGATTATATCTTGCAGTTGATTAGCTATCCCGGCTCACTGCAGGTGATTGACTTTGCCGAAGGCAAGGTGCGTCTAGTGGCGATGCGCGCTCACAATGGCGGCCCGTTAGTCGGCAAAAAAATTGCCGAACTAAAACATCATCTACCGAATCGCGTGGGTTTTAGGATTGTGGCGATTTACCGTCAAGACGAAGTGGTCATGCCGACCGGCGATGTCACTATTCGGGTAGGCGATGAAGTGTTTTTTATTGCCGAACCGCGTGATGTTCACCTGATCGTTGAAGAATTCCGTCGCGAAAAGCAAAAAAAAGCCCGTAATATTATGATCGCGGGCGGTGGCCACATCGGCTTTAACCTCGCCAAAAACTTAGAAAATAACCATCAAGTTAAAATTATCGACCACAATATTGGTCGTGCGCGTGAAATTGCGGAAGTATTAGAAAAGGCGATTATTATCCATGGCGATGTCGCCGACAAAGATCTGCTTCTCGAAGAAAACATTGATGAGATTGACTTGTTTGTGGCGGTGACCAACCGTGATGAGGCGAACATTATCTCCGCAATGCTGGCGAAAAAACTCGGTGTGCGTCGCGTGATTGCACTGGTGAATAACCAATCTTATCTTGAACTGATTCACCTAAACTCGATTGATATCGCGATTTCTGCCGACCGTATTACCACCAATAACTTATTGCACTATATGCGCCAAGGCGATACAGTGCGTGCCTTTACCTTACGGCGCGGCGCGGCAGAGGCAATGGAAATTATTGTGCATGGCAGCGAAAATAGCTCCAAACTGATCGGCAAAACCCTGATTGAAATTGACTGGCCCAAGGACATTACTATCGGCTGTATAGTGCGAGACAATAAGGTGTTGTTTGCGCACCGTGGCTTGGTGGTTGAAGCGGAAGATCATGTGGTGCTCTTTTTGACTGACCGCGCTCGGATTGATGAAATTACCCAGCTCTTTATGCCTGAAGAACCCCGCTCTTGGTTCAGCTAA
- the ccoS gene encoding cbb3-type cytochrome oxidase assembly protein CcoS: MDIIYITIPLVLIVGSLVVAMFIWMAKKGQFDDLDGEGHRILFDDEGPQEQTPDKDKTQPKE; encoded by the coding sequence ATGGACATAATCTATATCACCATACCGCTAGTGTTGATTGTTGGGAGCCTAGTAGTTGCGATGTTTATTTGGATGGCTAAAAAAGGTCAGTTCGACGATTTAGACGGCGAAGGCCACCGTATCCTATTTGACGACGAAGGCCCACAAGAGCAAACCCCAGATAAAGATAAGACGCAGCCTAAAGAGTAA
- a CDS encoding sigma-54 dependent transcriptional regulator, with product MHNNGQTKLLIVDDEKDIRSLMEEIFIEEGYKVSLAANGIQARQAWRDQVPDLIFLDIWMPDIDGLSLLKEMQAEQLLDHTSVIMMSGHGTIQTAIEATRYGAYDFMEKPLSLAKLILVAERALEHNRLQHENRQLKVQQPGLVMPIGNSKLMRQQRDNIERLAKYTMPILLLGETGSGKAFFAQALHQMSPRKLQPLTAMSAEKLNLELDDWLGSSIQDKNMVGNIEQAKGGTLVISHVEKLSPDSQACLADLIFHQAYRRQGSEKLHPIDLRIVCSTQADLEQEVNEGRFREDVFKRLNVMPLIMPSLRQHNEDLPDLVYFFVDQFVQHDGLTRRAFSSDALVQLKQYSWPGNLRELKNLIQRLLILGKTPEVSEDEITLALNQTFHQFFSSANIDTSTDLKTAKERFEATYLKQLLRETSGNVSEAAKRSGVERTHLYRKLKALEIDPKDPI from the coding sequence ATGCATAATAACGGACAAACCAAACTATTGATTGTTGATGATGAAAAAGATATCCGCAGTCTAATGGAAGAAATTTTTATCGAGGAAGGCTATAAAGTAAGCCTTGCTGCCAACGGAATTCAAGCAAGACAAGCCTGGCGTGATCAAGTACCTGATTTAATTTTTCTAGACATCTGGATGCCTGACATTGATGGCTTGTCGTTGCTAAAAGAAATGCAGGCTGAACAACTACTCGACCATACCAGCGTAATAATGATGTCGGGTCACGGAACCATTCAAACAGCGATTGAGGCGACACGCTATGGGGCTTACGATTTTATGGAAAAACCCCTGTCACTCGCCAAACTCATCCTTGTGGCTGAGCGCGCCTTAGAGCATAATCGCTTGCAACACGAAAACCGTCAACTCAAAGTCCAACAACCAGGCCTGGTGATGCCGATTGGCAATAGCAAGCTTATGCGTCAGCAGCGTGATAATATCGAACGCCTTGCTAAATACACCATGCCGATCCTTTTGCTGGGTGAAACCGGCAGTGGAAAAGCATTTTTTGCTCAAGCCTTGCACCAAATGAGCCCACGCAAACTTCAGCCTCTAACCGCTATGTCAGCTGAAAAGCTCAACCTTGAGCTAGATGATTGGCTTGGAAGCTCGATCCAAGATAAAAACATGGTGGGTAACATTGAGCAAGCTAAGGGCGGAACCCTGGTGATTAGTCATGTTGAAAAACTCTCGCCCGACAGCCAGGCCTGCTTAGCAGATTTAATTTTCCATCAAGCTTATCGTCGCCAAGGCTCAGAAAAACTTCACCCGATTGACCTACGTATTGTATGTAGCACTCAAGCTGACCTCGAACAAGAAGTCAATGAAGGACGCTTTAGAGAGGATGTGTTCAAACGCCTCAATGTTATGCCTTTAATAATGCCCTCCCTGCGCCAACACAATGAGGATCTACCGGATCTAGTCTACTTTTTTGTTGATCAATTTGTGCAACATGATGGCCTAACGCGTCGTGCCTTTTCTAGTGATGCGCTTGTCCAACTCAAACAATATAGTTGGCCTGGTAATTTACGTGAGCTCAAAAACCTGATCCAGCGTTTGTTAATTTTAGGTAAAACACCAGAGGTAAGCGAAGACGAAATAACCCTCGCACTTAACCAAACATTCCATCAATTTTTTAGCAGCGCGAACATTGACACATCAACTGACCTCAAAACTGCTAAAGAACGTTTTGAAGCCACTTATTTAAAACAGCTATTGCGCGAGACTTCAGGCAACGTATCCGAAGCCGCCAAGCGCTCTGGCGTTGAACGCACCCACCTCTATCGCAAACTCAAAGCATTAGAGATAGATCCAAAAGATCCGATTTAA
- a CDS encoding heavy metal translocating P-type ATPase, protein MAQCYHCGQEIKPSERIDRIIKGTERGFCCHGCASVCEVIHDSGLESFYRLSPDTQRPVAPSADLVKGAEFYDYDEVQSQYVKDLSSQRQITLMSDSIHCAACIWLIEHSLAKLDGIQHANVNFTNRQIKLRWDNNKIHLSKILKQLNQIGYEARPYDAEESEQAYKKANRDLLYRMGFAGFALMNAMWFSVALYTGAADDNEYKSYFYFMLFLIASATIVYSAQPFFKGAWQNLKAKTLGMDSSIALGMLVTYIYSVWVMLNPEGGKQVFFATVIDLTFLLLVGRYLEAISKNKALDATKRLMDLQPKMARLWLNGQEQIVPVRLLKVGERVLVKPGDKLPVDGRIVEGSGNVNESMLSGESREVFKQPGLVVSAGTMNLDGSLVIEVENTLENTRLGRIIHLVEDAQGSKASIQCTAEKIMPWFVSVTITLAVIAFVFWFFQSGIEVAIMAGTAVLIITCPCALGLATPMAMAVAAGVSARNGILVKNGVVLEMLNEIDHFVFDKTGTLTKGNMKWVADQWNEGVDHQAWLSKLAHIEQKSEHSLARAVVSAADEHQPDWRNQAWLVDDFKAEPGRGVSAQVDGQRIRIGTASWLKLADINLPAHLHVFEQQQAELGRTSVWVAADQQVIGVLAIEDELREDAKDLIDRLKARGKKITLLSGDRYTVARAVAAQLGDIDVIAEVLPEDKSDVIIKLQQQGAKVAMVGDGVNDAPALSRAHVGFALGSGTDVSMDSADIVLLNNQLVAIDTALDLSARTLKTVKENIGLSIAYNITMVPLAMAAMLTPLMASITMPLSGLAVILNAMRIRRFYVDRQTNRNK, encoded by the coding sequence ATGGCGCAATGTTATCATTGCGGTCAAGAGATTAAACCCTCCGAACGAATTGATCGCATCATTAAAGGCACAGAGCGCGGTTTTTGTTGCCATGGTTGCGCATCTGTTTGTGAAGTAATCCATGATTCAGGTCTTGAAAGCTTTTACAGGTTGTCTCCTGATACGCAACGCCCCGTTGCCCCTTCAGCTGATCTGGTAAAAGGAGCGGAGTTTTATGACTATGATGAAGTCCAGTCACAATATGTAAAAGACCTTTCGAGCCAGCGTCAGATTACCTTGATGTCTGACTCGATTCATTGCGCCGCATGCATTTGGTTAATTGAGCACTCACTTGCTAAGCTTGATGGCATTCAACACGCCAATGTCAATTTCACCAATCGCCAAATAAAATTGCGTTGGGACAACAATAAAATTCATCTTTCAAAAATTCTCAAGCAACTTAATCAAATTGGCTATGAAGCGCGTCCCTATGATGCGGAAGAAAGTGAGCAGGCCTATAAAAAGGCTAACCGAGATTTGCTTTATCGAATGGGGTTCGCTGGCTTTGCACTGATGAATGCCATGTGGTTTTCTGTTGCGCTTTATACTGGAGCGGCAGACGATAACGAGTATAAATCCTATTTTTATTTTATGCTGTTTCTAATAGCCAGCGCTACGATTGTTTATTCTGCGCAGCCCTTTTTTAAAGGTGCTTGGCAAAACTTAAAAGCCAAAACACTGGGTATGGATAGTTCGATTGCGCTTGGTATGTTGGTCACCTATATATATTCTGTCTGGGTGATGTTAAACCCTGAGGGCGGGAAACAAGTTTTTTTTGCGACAGTCATTGATTTAACTTTTTTGCTGTTGGTGGGTCGTTACCTTGAAGCCATTTCAAAAAACAAGGCGCTTGATGCAACAAAGCGTTTGATGGACTTGCAGCCGAAAATGGCAAGACTATGGTTAAACGGTCAAGAGCAGATTGTGCCAGTACGTTTATTGAAAGTCGGAGAACGTGTGCTGGTAAAACCAGGTGACAAGCTACCGGTGGATGGACGTATTGTTGAGGGAAGCGGTAATGTCAATGAGTCGATGCTGAGTGGCGAATCGCGTGAAGTATTTAAGCAACCAGGCCTGGTGGTGTCAGCAGGGACAATGAACCTGGATGGCTCGCTAGTTATAGAAGTTGAAAACACGCTGGAAAACACCCGTCTTGGCCGGATTATTCATCTAGTTGAAGATGCACAAGGTTCTAAAGCCAGTATTCAGTGTACGGCAGAAAAAATCATGCCCTGGTTTGTCAGCGTAACCATTACCCTAGCAGTGATTGCGTTTGTATTCTGGTTTTTTCAGTCTGGCATTGAAGTGGCGATTATGGCGGGTACGGCGGTGTTGATTATTACTTGTCCGTGCGCGCTAGGTTTGGCGACACCGATGGCGATGGCGGTGGCGGCGGGCGTTTCAGCACGAAATGGAATTCTGGTTAAAAATGGGGTGGTTTTGGAAATGCTTAATGAGATTGATCATTTTGTGTTTGATAAAACCGGCACCCTGACCAAGGGCAATATGAAATGGGTCGCAGATCAGTGGAATGAGGGTGTTGATCACCAGGCCTGGTTGAGTAAGCTAGCGCATATTGAGCAAAAATCAGAACATAGTCTAGCGCGCGCAGTGGTGAGTGCTGCAGATGAACATCAACCGGATTGGCGCAACCAGGCCTGGTTGGTGGATGACTTTAAGGCCGAGCCGGGACGAGGTGTCAGCGCGCAAGTTGATGGCCAACGTATTCGCATCGGAACGGCCAGCTGGCTAAAACTAGCGGATATTAATTTGCCTGCGCATTTACACGTCTTTGAGCAGCAACAAGCCGAGCTGGGTCGAACCAGTGTTTGGGTGGCAGCGGACCAACAGGTCATCGGCGTATTGGCGATTGAAGATGAGTTGCGCGAGGATGCCAAGGATTTAATTGATCGGCTTAAGGCGCGTGGTAAAAAAATAACCCTGTTAAGTGGTGACCGTTATACCGTCGCTCGCGCCGTCGCCGCGCAATTGGGTGATATTGATGTGATTGCTGAAGTCTTACCAGAAGACAAAAGTGATGTGATTATTAAACTGCAACAGCAGGGCGCAAAAGTTGCGATGGTGGGTGATGGGGTAAATGATGCGCCAGCACTGAGTCGTGCGCATGTAGGGTTTGCCTTGGGTTCAGGCACCGATGTCTCGATGGACTCGGCCGATATTGTGCTACTAAACAATCAGCTGGTAGCGATAGATACCGCGTTGGATTTGTCGGCTCGTACACTTAAAACGGTAAAAGAAAACATTGGCTTATCGATAGCCTATAATATCACCATGGTACCGCTAGCGATGGCGGCGATGTTAACTCCGCTGATGGCTTCAATTACCATGCCATTGAGTGGGCTGGCGGTGATTTTAAATGCTATGCGTATCCGCCGGTTTTATGTGGATAGGCAGACTAATAGGAATAAATAG
- a CDS encoding TrkH family potassium uptake protein, with protein sequence MQAKMIIKILGLLLMLYSLSLVPPITIGLIYQDGAVMAFVTAMLLTLIAGSLLWYPNRHHKRDLKIRDGFIVVVMFWTALGLVGALPFVLEEEVPISITDAIFESFSGLTTTGATVLSGLDDMPHAILWYRQQLQWLGGMGIIVLAVAILPMLGIGGMQLYRAEMPGPSKDNKLAPRISETAKTLWMIYLSLTIVCAMAYWMAGMSWFDAIGHSFSTVAIGGFSTHDASIGYFDSAVIEAIAIFFMFLAGANFALHFRAFRSLKAKPYFFDPEFRTYTLVLLVGVAISTLYLYSQQVYDTLLESLRYGAFMTVSISTTTGFGNADFAMWPGFLPVMLIFMSFIGGSAGSTGGGIKVIRFLLLLKQGAREIQRLMHPNALMPVKLNGRTISERVMSSVWGFFALYVATFAVILLALMMLGMDQVTAFSATAATLNNLGPGLGDVAANFGGLNDPQKWILTLSMLLGRLEIFTLLVILTRTFWRA encoded by the coding sequence ATGCAAGCTAAAATGATTATCAAAATTCTTGGGCTATTGCTGATGCTCTACAGCCTAAGCCTCGTCCCGCCGATTACAATTGGATTGATTTACCAAGACGGCGCGGTGATGGCGTTTGTCACGGCGATGTTACTGACACTCATTGCCGGTAGCCTACTTTGGTACCCAAATCGCCACCACAAACGTGATCTTAAAATACGCGATGGCTTTATCGTGGTGGTGATGTTCTGGACCGCGCTCGGTTTGGTGGGCGCCCTGCCTTTTGTGCTTGAAGAAGAGGTGCCGATCAGCATTACCGATGCGATATTTGAGTCCTTTTCCGGCTTGACCACGACCGGTGCCACCGTACTGAGTGGGTTAGATGATATGCCCCATGCCATTTTATGGTATCGCCAACAACTCCAATGGCTAGGTGGTATGGGAATTATCGTGCTGGCGGTGGCCATTTTACCGATGCTCGGTATCGGCGGGATGCAGCTTTATCGCGCTGAAATGCCAGGCCCTAGCAAAGACAACAAACTCGCGCCCCGCATTTCCGAAACCGCCAAAACCCTGTGGATGATATATTTATCGCTAACAATTGTCTGTGCAATGGCTTACTGGATGGCAGGCATGAGCTGGTTTGACGCGATTGGTCATAGTTTTTCCACCGTCGCCATTGGTGGGTTTTCAACCCATGATGCCAGTATCGGTTATTTTGATAGCGCTGTGATTGAGGCGATTGCGATTTTCTTTATGTTTTTAGCCGGCGCAAACTTTGCGTTGCATTTTCGCGCCTTTCGCTCCCTCAAAGCCAAGCCCTACTTTTTTGATCCCGAATTTCGGACCTACACCTTGGTACTGCTTGTTGGTGTGGCGATTAGCACGCTGTATCTCTACTCCCAACAGGTCTATGACACCCTGCTCGAATCCTTGCGTTATGGCGCATTTATGACGGTATCGATTTCCACCACCACCGGCTTTGGCAACGCCGACTTTGCGATGTGGCCCGGTTTTTTACCGGTCATGCTGATTTTTATGAGTTTTATTGGCGGCAGTGCTGGCTCTACCGGCGGCGGGATTAAGGTGATACGTTTCTTGTTGCTATTAAAGCAAGGCGCTCGTGAAATTCAACGCTTAATGCACCCGAACGCCCTAATGCCGGTTAAGTTGAATGGCCGCACGATTTCCGAACGGGTGATGTCATCGGTTTGGGGCTTTTTTGCGCTTTATGTGGCGACCTTTGCGGTGATTTTATTAGCGCTGATGATGCTTGGCATGGATCAGGTTACTGCGTTTTCCGCCACCGCCGCCACCCTGAACAATCTTGGCCCAGGCCTGGGTGACGTCGCCGCCAACTTTGGTGGCCTCAATGATCCACAAAAATGGATACTCACCCTCTCCATGCTGTTAGGACGTTTGGAAATCTTTACGCTGTTAGTTATCCTAACGCGCACTTTCTGGCGCGCTTAA
- a CDS encoding FixH family protein has protein sequence MSEEKVDNRDWSVAWKNPLVIFWFGILLTVVLVNSFMVSMAITTAPGLVIDNFYERGKNHAAIMARRTEMEAMGWQLDVDLPILSEGKADTITLLIKDKDNRAFSVDSAILYYYRPSDRNLDGQIELQHLGSPGKYSAEFMLPVKGKWDFILEVVQGDLKYSVGRSIMVQDPL, from the coding sequence ATGAGTGAAGAAAAAGTAGATAATCGTGATTGGAGCGTGGCTTGGAAAAATCCACTGGTCATTTTTTGGTTTGGTATTTTATTGACCGTGGTACTGGTTAATTCATTTATGGTTAGTATGGCGATTACTACCGCACCAGGTCTGGTAATCGATAATTTTTATGAACGTGGGAAAAACCATGCGGCTATTATGGCTCGACGTACCGAGATGGAAGCAATGGGTTGGCAGTTAGATGTCGATTTACCCATTTTGTCTGAAGGCAAGGCCGATACCATTACATTGCTAATTAAAGATAAAGATAATCGCGCCTTTAGTGTAGATTCAGCGATTCTTTATTACTATCGCCCATCAGATCGTAATTTGGATGGTCAGATTGAGCTTCAGCATTTAGGTTCTCCGGGCAAATACAGTGCAGAATTTATGTTACCTGTTAAAGGCAAGTGGGACTTTATTCTTGAAGTGGTTCAGGGGGATTTGAAGTACAGTGTGGGCCGCTCAATTATGGTTCAAGACCCACTTTAA